From a single Oceanobacillus kimchii X50 genomic region:
- a CDS encoding glycerol-3-phosphate responsive antiterminator, with translation MELPKGVLPAVRQMKDFDKALETDHEYIVILESRLVQLKSLIEYSHRNGKKVLVHFDLIQGLKADEYGMEFLNREMKPDGVLSTRGNVIALAKKYKLLAIQRIFLLDSLALDQNMKLVRKFQPHCIELLPGLIPNIIQQVGTQTKIPIIAGGLIRKNEEVNNAIEAGAIAVSTSNTTLWK, from the coding sequence ATGGAACTTCCTAAAGGAGTTTTACCAGCCGTTCGTCAGATGAAAGATTTCGATAAGGCGTTAGAAACAGACCATGAGTATATTGTTATACTAGAATCTAGACTCGTACAGTTAAAAAGCTTGATTGAATATAGTCATCGTAACGGAAAGAAAGTATTAGTACATTTTGATCTAATTCAGGGATTAAAAGCAGATGAATATGGAATGGAATTTTTAAATAGAGAAATGAAGCCAGATGGTGTTTTATCTACTCGGGGGAATGTTATTGCTTTAGCAAAAAAATATAAGTTACTCGCTATTCAGCGAATATTTCTTTTAGATAGTCTTGCATTAGATCAAAACATGAAATTAGTTCGTAAATTTCAACCCCATTGTATTGAATTACTTCCGGGGTTGATACCGAATATAATTCAACAAGTAGGGACACAGACAAAAATACCAATTATTGCAGGTGGCCTTATTCGAAAAAATGAAGAAGTGAATAACGCTATAGAAGCTGGAGCAATAGCGGTATCTACTTCAAATACAACATTATGGAAATAA
- a CDS encoding acyltransferase — MRKTERYAVKRANSLWQIYDTVPFWKVIRNFIVIQIARYTPFLEVKNWLYRNILNMKIGETTSFAVMVMPDIMFPEKIKVGNNCVIGYNTTILAHEYLIKEYRLGDVHIGDEVMIGANSTILPGVTIGDGAIISAATLVHKDVPAGAFVGGNPMKIIYTKDEIERNNNIINEE, encoded by the coding sequence GTGCGTAAAACAGAGCGTTATGCTGTAAAACGTGCGAATTCGTTATGGCAAATATATGATACTGTGCCGTTTTGGAAGGTCATAAGAAATTTTATAGTGATTCAAATAGCGCGGTATACTCCTTTCCTGGAAGTGAAAAACTGGTTATATAGAAATATATTAAATATGAAAATTGGAGAAACCACTTCCTTCGCTGTAATGGTAATGCCTGATATTATGTTTCCCGAGAAAATAAAAGTGGGTAATAATTGTGTGATCGGGTATAATACAACAATTCTAGCTCATGAGTATCTTATAAAAGAATATCGCCTCGGTGATGTTCACATTGGTGATGAAGTAATGATCGGTGCGAATTCTACCATTCTCCCTGGTGTAACTATTGGCGATGGAGCAATTATCTCTGCGGCAACATTAGTACATAAAGATGTACCAGCAGGAGCTTTTGTTGGAGGAAATCCTATGAAGATTATATATACGAAAGATGAGATAGAAAGAAATAATAATATTATTAACGAAGAATAG